The nucleotide window TGCCCCAGTTCAGCACTTCCCGTGGTGTGGCGTCATTCAGTTCGATCACAGGCTTGTGCCCCAGTGCCCGCAATGCACGCAGTAACAGCGGCGTGGCCTGATCTTCGGCCAGCGGTGGCGAGCGATAGGATTTGCCGAGTTTGTGGCCGTCCGGCTGGGTAATCAGCGGGATGTGCAGGTAGCGCGGTTGCGGCAGGCCAAGCAGTTCTTGCAGATAGAGTTGGCGTGGCGTGGAATCCAGTAAATCGGCGCCGCGCACGATATCGGTGATGCCTTGCCAGGCGTCGTCCAGTACCACCGCCAATTGATAGGCATAGAACCCGTCGCGGCGGCGGATCACGAAATCGCCAACCTCACGCCCCAGGTGTTGACGGAACTCGCCCTGCACCCGGTCGATGAAGTGGTATTCCAGCTCCGGTACGCGCAGGCGAATCGCCGCGTTCTCGGTGCCGTGCCCCGCGTTGCGGCAGAATCCGGGATAGATGCCGTGGTACGGCTCCAGTTGCTTGCGCGAGCAGGTGCAAGCGTAGGCCAGGCCCTGATTGAACAGGCGATTGATGACTTCGTCGTAGGCAGCGTGCCGGTCACTCTGTCGGACCATGTCGCCATCCCACTCGAAACCGTAGCATTCCAGTGCCTTGAGAATCGCCGCCTGAGCACCGGGTTCTTCGCGCGGCGGATCGAGATCTTCCATGCGCACCAACCAACGGCCACCGACCGCACGGGCGTCAAGGTAGGAGGCCAGTGCTGCGACCAGCGAACCGAAATGCAGATGCCCACTGGGGGTGGGGGCGAAGCGCCCGATATAGAGAGGGGAAGTCGTGGCAGTCATGGACGAATGTTACTTTCTCTGGTCGTGCGCAAGTCCCTGTGGGAGCGAGCTTGCTCGCGAAGGGGCCATCAGCTCCAACATTGGTGTTGCCTGACACACCGCATTCGCGAGCAGGCTCGCTCCCACAGGTTTTCTGCCAAGGCGAAATTCAGAAACAAAAAACGGAGCGTTCGCACGCTCCGTTCTTCGTTCAAGTCGCCAAGATCACTTGCCGACTTGCTTTTCCTTGATTTCCGCCAGGGTCTTGCAGTCAACGCACATGTCGGCGGTAGGGCGGGCTTCCAGTCGCTTGACGCCGATTTCGACGCCGCACGATTCGCACCAGCCGTATTCTTCGTCTTCGATCAATTGCAGGGTTTTGTCGATTTTCTTGATCAGCTTGCGCTCGCGGTCGCGGGCGCGCAATTCGAGGCTGAATTCCTCTTCCTGGCTGGCACGGTCTGCCGGGTCAGGAAAGTTGGCCGCTTCGTCTTTCATGTGATCAACAGTACGGTCGACTTCCTGCATCAAGTCCTGTTTCCACTTGTTCAGGATCTTGGTGAAGTGCGCGCGCATGGGCTTGCCCATGTACTCTTCGCCCTTTACTTCTTTGTAGGGTTCGAAGCCGCTGATCGACTGGTTCTGCTGTTGCTTTGCTTGGGTGGGCATGAAATGGACCGCCTCTACTCTTGTAATCCATTGCGCAGGATTGCTCCATCACCGACACCTGCCGGCCCTGCGGCTGCAAGCGGGCGAACTTACCAGATCAAATCGGACCGCGCTACTCCCTGATGTCGAGCCCGCGGCCTGCGGTGCTTGCAAAAGTTTGCAAAGCCTTGTCTGGTGGCTCCGGAGACCTGATCAATTATTGATTTTAGTCAAACCTGGAGCATACGCTTGAACCGTTTGAAACCAGCGTTATATAGGCTCTGACCGCTTTAGGTTTTCGCCCGTTCCTGCGCTTGGGTAGAATCGATTCTTTTCCCCCGTTGTAAGGAAGGCTAATGGCTCCGTCCTACAGTGCGCGCAGTCGCGCTATCGAACCGTTCCACGTCATGGCCCTGCTGGCGCGGGCCAACGAGCTGCAAGCGGCCGGCCACGACGTGATTCACCTGGAAATCGGCGAGCCGGACTTCACCACCGCCGAGCCGATCATCCAGGCCGGCCAGGCTGCGCTGGCGGCGGGGAAGACTCGTTACACCGCTGCCCGCGGCACTCCCGAGCTGCGTGAGGCCATTTCGGGCTTTTATCAGCAGCGTTACGGGCTGAACATCGATCCGCGACGCATCCTCATCACGCCCGGCGGTTCAGGCGCCTTGTTGTTGGCCACGGCCTTGCTGGTGGACCCAGGCAAACACTGGTTGCTGGCAGATCCGGGTTACCCGTGCAACCGGCACTTCCTGCGGCTGGTGGAAGGTGCTGCGCAACTGGTGCCGGTCGGCCCGGACGTGCGTTATCAGCTGACCCCGGACCTGGTCGCGCGTCACTGGGATCATGACAGCGTCGGTGCTCTGGTGGCATCGCCGGCCAACCCGACCGGGACCATCCTGACCCGCGACGAATTGGCCGGGCTGTCTGCGGCGATCAAGGCTCGCCACGGTCATTTGGTGGTCGACGAGATCTACCATGGCCTGACTTACGGCACGGATGCGACCAGCGTGCTGGAAGTCGATGACAGCGCCTTTGTCCTCAATAGTTTCTCCAAGTATTTCGGCATGACTGGCTGGCGCCTCGGTTGGTTGGTCGCGCCTGAAGCGGCGGTCGGTGAGCTGGAGAAACTCGCCCAGAACCTCTACATCAGCGCGCCAAGCATGGCCCAGCACGCCGCACTGGCCTGCTTCGAACCCGCCACCATCCGCATTTTCGAGGAGCGCCGAGCCGAGTTTGGTCGACGTCGTGATTTCCTGCTGCCCGCCTTGCGGGAGTTGGGCTTCGGTATCGCCGTGGAGCCCGAAGGCGCGTTCTATTTGTACGCCGATATCAGCAAATTCGGCGGTGATGCCTTCGCGTTCTGCCAGCACTTTCTCGAAACCGAGCACGTTGCTATCACGCCGGGCCTGGACTTCGGCCGCCATCAGGCCGGGCATCACGTACGCTTTGCCTACACCCAAAGTCTTCCGCGCTTGCAAGAAGCGGTCGAGCGGATCGCCCGCGGTTTGAAGAGCTGGCAAGGCTGATGCGCTTTCATCCTCCCCTAGAAGAAGGTCGCTTGATTCGTCGCTACAAACGTTTTCTTGCCGATATCGAAACCGTTAGCGGCGAGTTGCTGACCATTCACTGCCCGAACACCGGTTCGATGCTTAATTGCCAGGTCGAAGGCGGGCAAGTCTGGTTTAGCCGCTCCAGCGACCCCAAACGCAAGTTGCCCGGCACCTGGGAAATCGGCGAAACCCCACAGGGGCGGCTGTTCTGCGTGAACACCGGGCGTGCCAACGGTTTGATCGAGGAGGCGTTGCGCGCCAATATCATCACCGAGTTGAACGGTTTTACCGAACTGAAGCGCGAAGTGGCCTATGGTCAGGAAAGCAGCCGCATTGATTTCCGTCTCGATTATCCGAGCGGGCCAGCCTATGTCGAAGTCAAAAGCGTCACCCTGGGCTTCGATGGCTCGGCGGTGGCGGCGTTTCCTGACGCGGTGACCCAGCGCGGAGCCAAGCATTTGCGTGAACTGGCCCATTTGGCCCGGGACGGGATTCGCGCTGTGCAGTTGTATTGTGTGAATCTGACCGGCGTTGACTCCGTGCGTCCAGCAGAGGAAATCGATTCGGCCTACGCGGCGGCGTTACGCGAAGCGGTCGCGTGCGGAGTCGAAGTGTTGGCGTATGGCGTGCGCTTGACCCACGAAGAGATGGTGGTCGATCGGCGGCTGGATGTGTTGTTGAACGGTTAGAGCGTGACCCAGATTCCTTGCTCATCTTCGCAGCAGGGGATGGTGGTCAGGGATTGTCCGGCGCACGGCCCGGCGACGCATTCGCCGTCCTCGATCAGAAACAGTGCGCCGTGGGTGGCGCACTGGATCAGGCTGTTGCTGGGGTCGAGAAACTGGTCGGGTTTCCATTCCAGTCCGACGCCACGGTGCGGGCAACGATTTTCATACACATACACTCGACCGCCTCGGCGCACGGCCAGAAGCTTCTGACCGTCGACGTCGAAACCGCGACTGCTGGCGTCAGCCAATTCGGCGCCTGTGCAAAGAAGTTTCATGTCTATCCTCAAGTCATGCAGCTCGCGACCAGGTATGTCCGAGCTTGATGTGCAAATGCAAGCAATTATCAAATGGCCGCTCACCCGCTGGGCGATTGCCGGATGCCGAGGATACTTGGCCTGTCAACTCTATGCCCGGGAAACCTTTAAAGGAGGCTGTTCATGCACCTGTTCTATCCCGGTACGACGGGTCAATGACCCTTCTGGTTAAACCTCATGCGTTGTTCATTGGTCTGAGCCTGTTGTGTTTGCTGGCGATCTGGCTGTCGCTGGCGCTGGGGCCGGTGAGTTTGCCGTTGTTCGACACGTTGCGGGCGGCGCTGCGGCTGATCGGTTTGCCCATTGCGCCCGACGGGTTGGAGCAGGCTGAGCTGATCCTTGGGCAGATTCGCCTGCCGCGTACCTTGCTGGGATTGGCGGTGGGCGGTGTGCTGGCACTGTCCGGCGTAGCGATGCAGGGTTTATTTCGCAACCCGCTGGCCGACCCGGGATTGGTGGGAGTGTCCAGCGGTGCGGCGTTGGGCGCGGCCATCGCGATTGTCGGCGGCTCGGTGTTCGGCGGTCTGCCTGTATCCTTCGGACCTTATCTGCTGTCGGTGTGCGCGTTTCTCGGCGGGTTGGGGGTGACGGCGCTGGTCTATCGGCTGGGGCGGCACAATGGTCAGACCAACGTTGCGACCATGTTGCTGGCCGGTATTGCGTTAACTGCCTTGGCTGGCTCGGCGGTCGGGTTGTTCACCTATCTGGCAGATGACGCGACTCTGCGCACCCTGACATTCTGGAACCTGGGCAGCCTTAACGGTGCCAGTTATTCGCGACTCTGGCCGTTGCTATTGGTGAGCACCGGTGTGGCGCTGTGGTTGCCGCGCCGGGCCAAGGCCTTGAATGCATTGTTGCTGGGAGAGTCGGAGGCCGGTCACCTGGGTATCGACGTCGAAGGCCTCAAGCGCGAACTGGTGTTCTGTACGGCGCTGGGCGTTGGTGCGGCGGTAGCGGCAGCCGGGATGATCGGGTTTGTCGGGCTGGTGGTACCGCATCTGGTACGGCTGCTGGCCGGCCCCGATCATCGGGTGCTGTTGCCTGCATCGGTATTGGCGGGGGCCAGTCTCTTATTGTTTGCCGACCTGGTGGCGCGGCTGGCCCTGGCGCCGGCCGAGCTGCCGATCGGGATCGTTACGGCCTTCATCGGTGCGCCGTTCTTTCTGTATTTACTGCTCAGAGGGCGTGCCTGATGTTGCGAGCGCAGAATCTGCAAATCCGGCGCGGTCGAAAGATTGTCCTCACGGATATCACCCTTGTGCTTGAACCGGGTGAAGTCCTTGGCGTGCTGGGCCCCAACGGTGCCGGTAAAAGCACGTTGCTCGGCGCCCTAAGCGGCGAATTGCATGCGGACCAAGGCAGTGTCTGGCTCGATGAGCGTGAGTTGCGTCATTGGCCTGGTGCGCAACGAGCCCAGCGTCTGGCGGTGTTACCGCAGGTGTCGACCCTGGACTTTGCCTTCCGTGTCGAAGAGGTCGTCGGTATGGGGCGTCTGCCTTATCAAAGCGGTCGGGTCCGGGATGACGAGATCGTCGCCGCCGCGCTGCATGCAGCCGATGCGGAGCACTTGAGCGGTCGCAGTTATCTGGCGTTGTCCGGCGGCGAGCGTCAGCGGGTGCATCTGGCACGAGTGCTGGCGCAACTCTGGCCGGGCGAGGCGGGGCAAACGCTGTTGCTCGATGAACCGACGTCGATGCTCGACCCGCTGCATCAACACACGACCCTGCAAGCGGTGCGCGAGTTCGCCGATCGCGGCGCGGCGGTGCTGGTGATTCTGCATGATCTGAACCTGGCGGCGCGTTATTGTGATCGCTTGTTACTGCTTGAAGGTGGGCGTCCCGTAGCGCTGGACACGCCGGAACAGGTATTGCGCCCAGAGCCGCTCAAGGCCGTGTTCGGGCTGGAAGTATTGGTGCAACCGCACCCGGAGCGTGGGCATCCGCTGATCATCGCCCGCTGAGGTGTTTTAGGGATGAAAACACGCGTGATGGTTTTTCTGGCTGCGCTGTTACTGAGTGCTTGCCAGCATGTATCGGTACCGCCGCCGGTCAGCGGCGAAATCCGGGATCTGCACAGCGGTCAGATCCTGACGGCGCAGGAACTGCTTGCACGGTTGGCTGAGCCTTCGCGGCTGATCGTCGGCGAGCGGCATGACAATCGTGATCACCATCAACTGCAATTGTGGTTATTGCAGGCACTGGGTGAGTGGCGACCGCAAGGCAGTCTGCTACTGGAAATGCTCACGCCGGATCAACAAGTGCGCGTCAATGACGTTCGGCATGCTTCACCGTTGCCGACTGACTTGTCCAGTGCATTGGCCTGGCAGCCGGGGTGGGACTGGAATCTGTACGGGCCGATCGTTCGTTTTGCCCTGACTCAGCCGTACCCATTGCTGGCGGCTAATCTGGACATGCTTGAAGTTCGTGCTTTCTATGCCAATCCGCCGACATTGAACGGTTCGCGCTCCAACGCCCCGACGGTCAAGGATGAGTTGTTGGCACAGATCAGCGATTCCCACTGCGGCTTGCTGCCTGAATCACAAATGCCCGCGATGCTGGCCGTTCAGCAGCAGCGTGATCGGCGGATAGCCGAGCGATTACTGGCGGCACCGGTGCCTTCACTGTTGTTTGCCGGCGCGTTCCACGCACGCAAGGATGTTGGGGTGCCGATCCATGTGCTGGATCTGGGTGAGCCCGAGGCGCCAACGGTATTGATGCTGGCGGAGCGGGGCGCGGAGGTCACGCCGGCCATGGCTGATTACGTCTGGTATACGCCCGCCACGCCTGCGCAGGATTACTGCGCGCAAATGCGTAAACAGTTTGGCAAGCCGTCGGGCCAATAAAATCAGGTGAGTTTTCCACAGGCAAAAAAAGACCCGGCAAGAGCCGGGTCAAATAACCGTGATTAGCCTGATGAGGAGATATCTGAGAGTCCGAACCAAGGGCTTTTCAAATATCGACCAGTCTCGCGACCAGTTGTGATAATCATAGCGATTCTCATTACCAAGTCAACCGCTGATTTCTGATTTCCATGAATTACGTCATTCCTTCGCTGGAAAGCCTCGTAATCATTAGGTTTCAGGCCGTGCGTTCGAGTGAAATTACCCGTTCAATTCTTGTGGCGAGACGAAATAGCATCCAGCTGTTTGTTCAAGGCTTCCTTGCGCTCGGCGGGAATGTCGTTCCAGTGAACATCCATCAACGCGCCTTCGATCGCATACAACAACACCTTGGACGCCCGAAAACCGCGCGTGCGCACGGCCCGATAAGCATCCACAGCTCCCAGCCGACGCAAGTCCGAGGCACTGTGGATGCCCACGGCATGTAGCCATTGCGCCGATGTCTTGCCAAGATTTTTCAGGTGTTGCAGTTCATCATTCATCAAGCCTCCTTGCGACAGCCGAACAGTGCGTGGGCGAGCCTCTCAGCAGTGTAGCCATCAGTAGGAAAAGCGTGATTGTTTGGTCGGTTTCGACGCAAAAGCTTCTAAGAGGCAAACTCAAGAAGCGGCGGGAAAAGGCGGTGGATGTCGTCCGAAGGCGTATGAAGAACTGAGTTTTCGAGCAAAAAAGTACAAAGTCCGGCGCAAGGCGAGGGCGCCGGACTGGGTGAAACGTCGCTTCTTTAGTGGGCGCGATAACGCAGGCGTGTACCGAAATTCATCGACATCAGAATCTCATCGGCACTCAGCTCTGGCGGGAAGTAGGCGCCGGAGATCTGTGCGTGGGCCAGGCTCGCGCCCTCCAGGGACGCGTTGCGAAAGTCGATGCCGCGCAAGTCGGCGGAGCGGAAATAGGCATCGGTGAAGTCGATGCCATCGGCGTTCAGCTCACGCAGATCGAGACCACGGAAGTCGCCACCGACCATGTCGATGGGGCCATCCTTGGGGCGCTCGTTGTTAAAGCCTGTGATGTCGTCTTTGTGCAGCAAGGCATAAAGCGGGGTGTCGAGGAGTTTCGGCTGGCTCATGTCACATCACCTGATGGTTTTATGACGCCAGTATAGTGCCACTATTTGGCGGCCGTGAAGCCGGCGAGGGCTTCACGGCTGAAATAGTTTCTTACAGCCCCGGCAGACGTTGGCGAATCTGCGCAACGACGGTGTCGAGCGTGCCACTTTCATTGGTCTGGACGCGTTTGCTGCAGAGGATTTCTGCCGGCGTCAGGGCCTCGCGGCTGGCTTGCTGGGCGGCGATAACGGCCAGGTTGGCGTCGGATGGATCGTTGTTGTCCGCCTGACGTTGTTTCAACCAACTCTCGATCACCGCTTGCGGTGCGTCGCAATCGAGGATCAGGAACGGTGCGCCGGTGGCCTCGGCGATTTTTGCCGCGCCATCACGTTGGTCGCGCTTGAGGTAGGTGGCATCGACCACCACCGGGAAACCGGCACGCAGAATGACATCGGCAACTTCATGCAGACGGTTGTAGGTGGCGGCGCTGGCGTCGGCATTATAGATGCCGGCCTGAGGGTCGTTCGGTACGGTTTGCTCGCCGAACATACGCTTGCGTTCGACATCCGAACGCAGGCGAATGGCGCCCAACGCTTCCACCAGGCGCATGGCCACGTGACTCTTGCCGACGGCGGAAACGCCGTGGGTAATCGCCAAGAAGCGCGAAGGAATGGTGCTGTAGCTCTCCGCCAGGTTGGCGTAGTTGCGGTACTGGCGCAGGGTGGTGGCGCGCTGCACCGGATCGGCCTCGGCCGGCATGCTGAACAGGCTGACCTTGGCGCGAACCAGTGCACGGTAGGCTTTGTAGAAGTTCAGCAGTTCCAGGCCCTGATAGTCGCCGGTCAGTTCCAGGTATTGGCTGATGAAACGGCGCGCCAGGCTTTTCAGGCCACGGTCTTCCAGGTCCATGGCCAGGAAGCCGGTGTCGGCGTAAACGTCGGTAAAGCGGAACGGTTCGTTGAACTCGATGCAGTCGAAGATCACCACTTTGCCGTCGATCACGGTGGCGTTGCCCAAGTGAATGTCGCCATGGCATTCACGAATGAAACCGTCGGCCTTGCGCTGGACGAACAGCGGCTTGAGGCGCTCGAAGCTGCTTTCGGCCCAGGCTTGCAGTGCATCGAGTTGCAGCAGATCAGCCTTTTCACTGAGGAACGGGCGGATTTGTTCGAAATTTTGCCGTACCGGCGCCATGACGCTGTCCGGCGTGCCGGCTTCGTGTTCGGCAGGCACTTTTGGTGCGCTGAGGTGGAATTGAGCGATCTGCGCGGCCATCTCGTCGATGTGCGCGGTGGTCAGTTCACCGTTGGCTTGCAAGGTGCTGAGCAACTGGCTTTGTGGGAATTGACGCATTTTCAGTACGTAATCGACGACCGGACCATCGCCGCCCAGTTGTGGTGCCTCGGCGCTGCCGGTGATCGGCAGCACTTCAAGATACAAATCATGGGTCAGGCGCTGGTTCAGGCGCAGCTCTTCACCGCAGAAGTGCTCGCGAGCTTCAAGGCTGGTGAAGTCGAGGAAGCCGAAATTCACCGGCTTCTTCACTTTATAAGCGTAGGGGCCGGTGAGCAGCACCCAGGAAATATGGGTCTCGATGACCTGGAACCCTTCTACGGGATGCGGGTAGAGGGCCGGGTTTTGCAGGGCAGCGATCAGGGATTGGCTCACAGGCGATCCTTCAGAGTCTGGGGAAAATTCAAGGCCGTCATTATGGCTGCAAGTCCGCCCGACGCAAACCTCGGCGGGCTCCTGTTGAGGATGAATAAAGTGCGTATAATCCGCCGCCATGACTCGAACTCGATCCCCCCGTACCCCCAAAAAACCACCTTCCAGGGGCATGAGCCCCTGGCTGGGCTGGGCCCTTAAACTCAGCCTGGTCGGCCTTGTGGTGCTCGCCGGGTTCGCGGTTTACCTCGACGCAGTGGTCCAGGAGAAGTTCTCCGGAAAGCGCTGGACCATCCCGGCCAAGGTGTATGCACGCCCGCTCGAGCTGTTCACTGGCCAGAAGCTGAGCAAGGATGACTTCCTCACCGAGCTCGATGCCTTGGGCTACCGACGCGAAGCCGTCAGCAACGGCCCCGGCGCGGCGGCGGTCAATGGCAATACCGTCGACTTGAATACCCGAGGCTTCCAGTTCTATGAAGGTATGGAGACGGCCCAGCCCGTGCGCGTGCGGTTCTCCGGCGATTACGTGGCCGAGCTCTCGGCGACCAACGGTTCGAAGCTTTCTGTGGTGCGACTGGAGCCACTGCTGATTGGCGGGATTTACCCGAAAAACCTTGAAGACCGCATTCTGATCAAGATCGATCAGGTTCCGCCGTATCTGCTCGAAACTCTGGTTGCCGTAGAAGACCGGGATTTTTACAGCCACTGGGGCGTGTCGCCGAAGTCGATAGCCCGAGCTATCTACGTCAACACCTCGGGCGGCAAGATGACCCAGGGCGGCAGTACGCTGACGCAACAGTTGGTCAAAAACTTCTACCTCTCCAGCGAACGCAGCCTGACCCGTAAGCTCACCGAAGCCATGATGGCGCTGTTGCTTGAGTTGCATTACGACAAACGCGAAATTCTTGAGGCTTACCTCAATGAAGTGTTCGTCGGCCAGGATGGTCAGCGCGCGGTGCACGGTTTCGGCCTGGCCAGCCAGTTCTTCTTCGGGCAGCCATTGTCCGAGCTGAAACTGCATCAAGTCGCTTTGTTGGTGGGCATGGTCAAGGGGCCGTCCTATTACAACCCGCGTCGCAACCCTGAGCGGGCGCTGGAACGGCGCAATCTGGTGCTCGATGTTCTGGGGGAACAAGGCGTTGCCACCGCCGAGCAGGTTGAGGCAGCGAAGAAAATGCCTCTGGGTGTGACCACTCGCGGCAAGTTGGCTGACAGCTCGTTCCCAGGCTTCCTCGATCTGGTTAAACGGCAGTTGCGCGAAGACTACCGCGACGAAGACTTGACCGAAGAGGGGCTGCGGATTTTCACCAGTTTCGACCCGATCCTGCAGATGAAAGCCGAAGCGTCGGTCAACGACACGTTCAAACGTCTTTCGGGTCGCAAGGGTGCCGATGACGTGGAAGCGGCGATGGTCGTGACCAACCCGGAAACCGGTGAAGTCCAGGCCATGATCGGCAGCCGTCAGGCGAGTTTTGCCGGTTTCAACCGGGCGTTGGACGCGGTGCGACCGATCGGCTCTTTGATCAAACCGGCGGTTTATCTGACAGCCCTTGAGAAGCCGAGCCAGTACACGCTGACCAGTTGGCTGTCGGACGACTACTTCTCGGTCAAAGGCGCGGACGGTCAGGTCTGGAAACCGCAGAACTATGATCGCCGTTCCCACGGTACGGTGTTCCTTTATCAAGGGTTGGCGCATTCCTACAACCTGTCGACCGCGCGTCTCGGGTTGGCGGTGGGCGTGCCGAATGTCTTGAAGACCTTGGCACGCCTGGGGGTGAGTCGCGAATTCCCGGCGTTCCCGTCGATGTTGCTCGGTGCCGGCGGTATGACCCCGATCGAAGTGGCGACCATGTACCAGACGCTGGCCAATGGCGGGTTCAATACGCCGATGCGCGGAATTCGCAGCGTACTGACTGCCGAGGGCGAGCCGCTCAAGCGTTATCCGTTCCAGATTCAGCAGCAATTTGATCCGGCGTCCATTTACCTGATCCAGAACGCCATGCAGCGCGTCATGCGCGAAGGCACCGGCAGTTCGGTTTATAACGTGTTGCCGAAAACCCTGACCCTGGCTGGCAAGACCGGTACCAGTAACGATTCGCGGGACAGCTGGTTTGCCGGTTTCAGTCAGGATCTGCTGGCAGTGGTCTGGCTGGGGCGCGATGATAACGGCAAGACACCGTTCACCGGTGCCACCGGTGCGTTGCAAGTCTGGACCAGTTTCATGCGTAAGGCTGATCCACTGCCGCTGGACATGCCGCAGCCGGACAACATTGTTCAGGCCTGGGTCGATTCGCGCACCGGCCAAGGTTCCGAAGCCAGCTGCCCAGGCGCGGTGCAGATGCCGTATATTCGCGGCAGCGAACCGCCTCCCGGTGCTGCTTGCGGTGGCGAAAGCCCTGCTGAATCGGTGATGGATTGGGTCAAGGGCTGGATGAATTAAGCAAAGAGGATTTGAAGTGAACAAGTGGTTGATTCCAGCGGTGACTGCCGTGGCTTTGCTCAGCGGCTGCTCCACCGTACAGCGTGGTTCGATCCCGGTTGTGGATGCCGGCACTGCCGTCTCCAACAGCGAGCGGATTTCGGCGAATGGCGGTTTCCGGCAGACGACGGTAAAACGTCCTGCACAGGCCCAGACTCAGGCAATCCCGCAAGGTGACACCGGCGTTGTCGTGATGGTGCCGGGTGGTGGCGCCGTCTCCTCGGCACCGATCAGCACTTCGCCGATAACCCCAGGTCCGATCACTCCGGGGCCGATTGATACCTCGCCGGTGCAGTCGGCACCGATCAATCAGGGCAGTTACACCATGCCGTCTACGCCGAGCGGGGTTCCTTCGGCGAGCTCCGGCGGCCTGTCCGCCGATGAGCAACTGGACGGTCCGGTCCTGGCGTTGTTGACCACTGCTCAGCAGCAACAGGCCAGTGGTGATCTCAACGGTGCTTCCTCCAGTCTCGAACGCGCCCAACGAGTCGCGCCGCGTGAGCCGCAAGTGCTTTATCGTCTGGCTCAGGTGCGTATGGCTCAAGGCGATGCGGCACAGGCCGAGCAGTTTGCCCGTCGTGGTCTGACGTTCGCCAATGGTCGTCCGGATCTTCAGGCCAGCCTATGGGAATTGATCGCCCAGGCCCGTGAGAAGCAGGGTGATTCAGCCGGTGCAGCGTTGGCTCGTCAGAAGGCCAAGGTTTCGCTGTGATGGATGCACGCTTCCCGAAGATTGCCGAGCAGTTGCTGTTGATCGAGCGCGAACTGCGCGTTCAGGGATGGTGGGACGAAGTGCCGCCGTCCGTTGATGCGCTTTCCAGCGTCGAGCCGTTCTCGGTGGATACGCTGGATTTCGAGCAGTGGCTGCAATGGATCTTCCTGCCAAGGATGAAGTCGATCCTGGAGCAGAACCTGCCCTTGCCCAATGCGTCGGGGATCCAGGAGATGGCCGAAATGGTCTTCGCCGCGCGCAAGGTTCAGGGCAAGGATCGGCAGCTTCAGGTCTTG belongs to Pseudomonas sp. B21-015 and includes:
- a CDS encoding bifunctional aminoglycoside phosphotransferase/ATP-binding protein, coding for MSQSLIAALQNPALYPHPVEGFQVIETHISWVLLTGPYAYKVKKPVNFGFLDFTSLEAREHFCGEELRLNQRLTHDLYLEVLPITGSAEAPQLGGDGPVVDYVLKMRQFPQSQLLSTLQANGELTTAHIDEMAAQIAQFHLSAPKVPAEHEAGTPDSVMAPVRQNFEQIRPFLSEKADLLQLDALQAWAESSFERLKPLFVQRKADGFIRECHGDIHLGNATVIDGKVVIFDCIEFNEPFRFTDVYADTGFLAMDLEDRGLKSLARRFISQYLELTGDYQGLELLNFYKAYRALVRAKVSLFSMPAEADPVQRATTLRQYRNYANLAESYSTIPSRFLAITHGVSAVGKSHVAMRLVEALGAIRLRSDVERKRMFGEQTVPNDPQAGIYNADASAATYNRLHEVADVILRAGFPVVVDATYLKRDQRDGAAKIAEATGAPFLILDCDAPQAVIESWLKQRQADNNDPSDANLAVIAAQQASREALTPAEILCSKRVQTNESGTLDTVVAQIRQRLPGL
- the mrcB gene encoding penicillin-binding protein 1B; translated protein: MTRTRSPRTPKKPPSRGMSPWLGWALKLSLVGLVVLAGFAVYLDAVVQEKFSGKRWTIPAKVYARPLELFTGQKLSKDDFLTELDALGYRREAVSNGPGAAAVNGNTVDLNTRGFQFYEGMETAQPVRVRFSGDYVAELSATNGSKLSVVRLEPLLIGGIYPKNLEDRILIKIDQVPPYLLETLVAVEDRDFYSHWGVSPKSIARAIYVNTSGGKMTQGGSTLTQQLVKNFYLSSERSLTRKLTEAMMALLLELHYDKREILEAYLNEVFVGQDGQRAVHGFGLASQFFFGQPLSELKLHQVALLVGMVKGPSYYNPRRNPERALERRNLVLDVLGEQGVATAEQVEAAKKMPLGVTTRGKLADSSFPGFLDLVKRQLREDYRDEDLTEEGLRIFTSFDPILQMKAEASVNDTFKRLSGRKGADDVEAAMVVTNPETGEVQAMIGSRQASFAGFNRALDAVRPIGSLIKPAVYLTALEKPSQYTLTSWLSDDYFSVKGADGQVWKPQNYDRRSHGTVFLYQGLAHSYNLSTARLGLAVGVPNVLKTLARLGVSREFPAFPSMLLGAGGMTPIEVATMYQTLANGGFNTPMRGIRSVLTAEGEPLKRYPFQIQQQFDPASIYLIQNAMQRVMREGTGSSVYNVLPKTLTLAGKTGTSNDSRDSWFAGFSQDLLAVVWLGRDDNGKTPFTGATGALQVWTSFMRKADPLPLDMPQPDNIVQAWVDSRTGQGSEASCPGAVQMPYIRGSEPPPGAACGGESPAESVMDWVKGWMN
- a CDS encoding M48 family metallopeptidase; amino-acid sequence: MNKWLIPAVTAVALLSGCSTVQRGSIPVVDAGTAVSNSERISANGGFRQTTVKRPAQAQTQAIPQGDTGVVVMVPGGGAVSSAPISTSPITPGPITPGPIDTSPVQSAPINQGSYTMPSTPSGVPSASSGGLSADEQLDGPVLALLTTAQQQQASGDLNGASSSLERAQRVAPREPQVLYRLAQVRMAQGDAAQAEQFARRGLTFANGRPDLQASLWELIAQAREKQGDSAGAALARQKAKVSL
- a CDS encoding YqcC family protein gives rise to the protein MDARFPKIAEQLLLIERELRVQGWWDEVPPSVDALSSVEPFSVDTLDFEQWLQWIFLPRMKSILEQNLPLPNASGIQEMAEMVFAARKVQGKDRQLQVLLKEFDLLITASR